The Deefgea tanakiae DNA segment ACGTAAAAATTCTTCGGGTGAAATGTTGCCTAATAGTGTTTTACGCATGGCTTATGACTATAACGAAAAAATAAGAACCTAATTATCGCACCGACTGGAGACTTTATGCTTAATTCTGGCGATCTCGCACCACAATTTGCTTTGCCGGATGCGAAGATGGACATGATTCAGCTCACTGATTTTTTAGATAAAAAAATTGTGGTGTTGTATTTTTTTAATGGCGATAAAACGCCTGGTGGTATTTTAGAGGCGATTGAGTTTTCCGATCGCGTTGCAGCATTTGCGAAATATGGTGCTGTTATCCTTGGCGTGAGTCGGGATGACTGCATGGCGCATGAATCATTTTCGGATGAGCATGGCCTTGAGTTTGATTTACTCTCGGATACGGAAGGTGAAGTGAGTGCTTTGTATCATGCCCAACATCAATGGGAAGCCAAGGGCGTGGTAAGATACGGCATAGATCGCTCGACGTTTGTGATTGATCAATCGGGCATCATTCGTCATGCTTTCTACCACGTGACGCCAAAAGGGCACGCGGCTGAAATATTAGAACTTGTTAAACAGCTAGGATAAATACGATGCAAATTGCAAAAAATTCCGCAGTAACGATTAACTATGAAATGTACAACGCTGAAGGCGTACAAATCGACAAAACTGAAGAGCCTATTGCTTACCTACACGGCGGGTATGACAATATCTTGCCTTTGGTTGAGGAAGCTTTGCATGGCAAATCGGTTGGCGACACTGTTGAAGTGACGATGTCACCAGAAGATGCGTTTGGCGAGTTTGAGCCTGAATTGGTGCGCGACGAAGACAAAGACGTATTCCCACCTGAAGTTGAAGTGGGCATGATGTTTGAAGCGGATGATCCTGTTTCTGGCGATGTAATCTTGTTCCGCGTGACTGAAGTGAACGATAGCTCAGTGACAGTTGATGGCAATCACCCATTTGCAGGCATGACGATTCGTTTCGTGGCTTCAGTGGTAGAAGTTCGTGATGCAACGAGCGAAGAGTTGTCGCACGGTCATGTTCATGGCGCGCACGGTCATCACCACTAAGATTTAGTTTTACCTATTTTTATCTGATTGAAAGGCGGCCTAGGCCGTCTTTTATTTTGCCAACAAGGTGATCTGCAATTGAGTAAAAAATCGGCTGTTGCAAACTTGCAACTACCTGTCATTTGATTGCAATCAAGTTCAGTCCAGAAAATCTAAGTCCGAGCGCGATTTAGATTTATTTTTGACCGTCTATCTACTATCACATCCCACGCCAGTTGCACCAGTCACCCTCTTTACACTAGTATTTGTGTCTATAAGAAGGAAGCAACACAAGATGTAGTGTTTCTTCACAAATAACCCACAAATTTATCCACAAGCTACGGCGGATCGACATCCAAGGTCTGACTTAGGGCACTACTGGTGAACGAATGACTGATACAACGCTACAACCAAGCATCTCTCATGATGCGGCTGCCTATGCCAACTACAAAATTATCCGCCGTAATGGCTCAGTAGTGCCATTTGAACCATCGAAAATTTCGGTGGCACTCACCAAGGCATTCATCGCTGTGCAGGGCAGTCATGCAGCGTCTAGCGCTGCGGTGCGCGATCAAGTGCATTTGCTCACGGATGCGGCAGTATCGGCATTAATGCGCCGTAAACCAGAAGGTGGCGCAATTCATATTGAAGACATCCAAGACCAAGTCGAATTGGCTTTGATGCGTTCGGGCGAACACGATGTGGCGCGTGCCTACGTGCTTTATCGCAGCGAACGTCAGCGTGAACGCGCTGCGGCTCGCCACGAGAGTGAGCCAGAACAACACGATATTAATGTCGTGTTTGAAGACGGTAGCTCGCGCCCGCTGGATTTAGTTAAAGTTAAAGCGCTGATTGCATCTGCGTGTACTGGTCTTGAGCAATACACTGACCAAGCAGTGATCTTGGCTGAAATGCTCAAAAACGTGTACGACGGTGTGTCGGCCGATGAATTACGCAAATCAGCTGTGCTCGCTGCGCGTACCTTCCTCGAAAATGATCCTGCTTATGGCTTGGTGACGGCACGCTTGTTACTCAATACCATTCGCCGCGAAGTACTGGGTGTTGAAACTAGCCACGAAGAAATGGCAGAAACCTATGCCAGCTACTTCCCTCGCTTTATCAAGAAAGGGATTGAGGCTGAGTTGCTAGATGAAAAACTCGCTCAGTATGATTTAGATTTGTTGGCTGTTGCACTTGAACACAGCCGCGATTATCAGTTCGGCTATTTGGGTCTGCAAACTTTATACGACCGTTACTTCCTGCACATCAACGAACAACGCATCGAGTTGCCGCAAGTCTTCTTTATGCGCGTGGCGATGGGCTTGGCGCTCAATGAAGTGAATCGTGAAGAACGCGCAATCGAGTTTTACAATGTCTTGTCTAGCTTTGACTTTATGTCATCAACGCCGACTTTGTTCAATTCAGGCACCCGCCACAGCCAAATGTCGAGCTGCTACTTGACGACCGTGCCCGATGATTTGGATGGTATTTTTGAGGCTTTAAAAGAAAACGCTCTGCTATCTAAATTTGCCGGTGGTTTGGGTAATGATTGGACGCCAGTGCGTGCGATGAATAGCCACATCAAAGGCACTAATGGCAAATCTCAGGGTGTTGTACCATTCCTGAAAGTCGTGAACGACACTGCTGTTGCAGTGAATCAAGGTGGTAAACGCAAAGGCGCAGTCTGCGCTTACTTAGAAACTTGGCATGCCGACATCGAAGAATTCCTCGAGTTGCGTAAAAATACCGGTGATGATCGTCGCCGTACGCATGATATGAATTCAGCCAACTGGATTCCAGACTTGTTCATGAAACGTGTGATGGAAGGTGGCGAGTGGACTTTGTTTAGCCCATCTGAAGTGCCTGATTTGCACGATAAAGTGGGTAAAGCGTTTGAAGCAGCGTACACCGCCTACGAAGCCAAAGCTGCCCGTGGCGAAATGCGCGTTGCGAAAACCATCCCAGCACTGAGCCTATGGCGCAAAATGCTGACGATGCTGTTTGAAACTGGCCACCCATGGATCACGTTCAAAGACCCATGCAATATTCGCAGCCCGCAACAACACGTTGGTGTGGTTCACTCTTCAAACCTGTGTACTGAAATTACGCTCAATACCAATGAAGAAGAAATCGCAGTTTGTAACTTGGGCTCGATTAACTTATTTAACCATTTGAAAAATGGTCAACTGGACGCTGAAAAACTGTCTCGCACGGTGAAAGTAGCGATGCGTATGCTCGATAACGTTATCGACATCAATTTCTACCCAGTTCGCAAAGCACGCACTTCGAACTTGAAACACCGTCCGGTTGGTTTGGGCATTATGGGCTTCCAAAACTGCTTGCATGAACTCGGCGTTCCTTATGCATCAGATGCTGCGGTTGAATTTGCCGATGTGTCGATGGAAACCGTGGCTTACCACGCGTATTGGGCTTCGACTGAATTGGCGCAAGAGCGCGGCATCTATGCTTCGTACAAAGGTAGCTTGTGGGATCGTGGCATCTTGCCGCAAGACTCAATGCGCCTCTTGGAAGAAGAGCGCGGCGGCTACCTCGAAGTGGATCGCAGCTCACGTTTGGATTGGACGATGTTGCGTGATCGCATCGCCGCCTACGGTATGCGCAACTCCAACTGCTTGGCGATTGCACCAACCGCAACGATTTCAAACATCGTTGGCGTGGATGCGTGTATCGAGCCGACTTACCAAAACTTGTTCGTGAAATCGAACTTGTCAGGTGAATTTACCGTCATCAATGAACACCTCGTTCGCGATTTGAAAGCGCGCGGCCTGTGGGATGAAGTGATGGTGTCGGACTTGAAATACTTCGACGGTTCAGTGGCGCAAATCGATCGTATTCCGCAAGACCTGCGTGATTTGTATGCGACTGCATTTGAGATGGATCCGAAATGGTTGGTTGAAGCTGCTTCGCGTCGTCAAAAATGGATCGACCAAGCGCAATCGCTCAATATCTATATGGCCGGTGCATCAGGTAAGAAATTGGACGAGTTGTACAAACACGCTTGGTTGCGCGGTCTAAAAACCACGTATTACCTCCGTACTTTGGCAGCAACGGCGGCAGAGAAATCAACCGGTCGTGGTGGAGAGTTGAATTCTGTACCTGTTGATGGTGGTTTTGCAGCGGCGGCAGCGCAAGCGGCGATTGCAGCAGCAGCGGCAGTAGATAACACGCCAGCGACGGATGCGAAGTTTTGCTCGATTGACAACCCCGACTGCGAAGCTTGCCAATAAGCAAGCGCAGCAGGCTGGGTTGCTGCGAAGCAACAATCCAGATCGCCAGAGTATTCTGGCGCTCGCCCGAAAGGGCGGGCGAGGCTTGCCAGTAATCATCTGTTTTTAGTGCCTACGGCACCGGTGTTTTCGGTGCCGCTCCCGCGGCGGGGGATACTTTCTTTGCGTCGCCAAAGAAAGTACCAAAGAAAGGCGACCCGAGGCGCACATCGGTCCCCGATGCCCTCGCGTGGCGTGAGCCAAACGATAAGGCTGTTTGTCTCACTTCGTGCTCGGTGTGCTTGGACGGGAGGTTTAAGCCCCAGCCCAACGAGCGTGGCATAGCATTTGTGTTTTTTGCTGTGTTGATCTTGTATTTTAAATTAGATGTATCTGCTTGTGGGCTTTTATTAATAAGGCCTAGATGGCAATACATCTATTTTGTTTTAGTCTCGTTAAGCTGCACAAGATCCCTTGTGTCGCGCCGAGCGAGGAACAAGCGGCAAGGGGGTTTCGGCGGGCTCTGTTTTGTTAAAGCCCGACGCCTTGCCGATTGTCCGCAGCGAGGGTACCGACGAAGTCGGCGCAGATACTAGGGGCGCCTTCTTTTGCTTACTTTTCTTGGCGAAGCAA contains these protein-coding regions:
- a CDS encoding peroxiredoxin gives rise to the protein MLNSGDLAPQFALPDAKMDMIQLTDFLDKKIVVLYFFNGDKTPGGILEAIEFSDRVAAFAKYGAVILGVSRDDCMAHESFSDEHGLEFDLLSDTEGEVSALYHAQHQWEAKGVVRYGIDRSTFVIDQSGIIRHAFYHVTPKGHAAEILELVKQLG
- a CDS encoding FKBP-type peptidyl-prolyl cis-trans isomerase, with amino-acid sequence MQIAKNSAVTINYEMYNAEGVQIDKTEEPIAYLHGGYDNILPLVEEALHGKSVGDTVEVTMSPEDAFGEFEPELVRDEDKDVFPPEVEVGMMFEADDPVSGDVILFRVTEVNDSSVTVDGNHPFAGMTIRFVASVVEVRDATSEELSHGHVHGAHGHHH
- a CDS encoding ribonucleoside-diphosphate reductase subunit alpha, which gives rise to MTDTTLQPSISHDAAAYANYKIIRRNGSVVPFEPSKISVALTKAFIAVQGSHAASSAAVRDQVHLLTDAAVSALMRRKPEGGAIHIEDIQDQVELALMRSGEHDVARAYVLYRSERQRERAAARHESEPEQHDINVVFEDGSSRPLDLVKVKALIASACTGLEQYTDQAVILAEMLKNVYDGVSADELRKSAVLAARTFLENDPAYGLVTARLLLNTIRREVLGVETSHEEMAETYASYFPRFIKKGIEAELLDEKLAQYDLDLLAVALEHSRDYQFGYLGLQTLYDRYFLHINEQRIELPQVFFMRVAMGLALNEVNREERAIEFYNVLSSFDFMSSTPTLFNSGTRHSQMSSCYLTTVPDDLDGIFEALKENALLSKFAGGLGNDWTPVRAMNSHIKGTNGKSQGVVPFLKVVNDTAVAVNQGGKRKGAVCAYLETWHADIEEFLELRKNTGDDRRRTHDMNSANWIPDLFMKRVMEGGEWTLFSPSEVPDLHDKVGKAFEAAYTAYEAKAARGEMRVAKTIPALSLWRKMLTMLFETGHPWITFKDPCNIRSPQQHVGVVHSSNLCTEITLNTNEEEIAVCNLGSINLFNHLKNGQLDAEKLSRTVKVAMRMLDNVIDINFYPVRKARTSNLKHRPVGLGIMGFQNCLHELGVPYASDAAVEFADVSMETVAYHAYWASTELAQERGIYASYKGSLWDRGILPQDSMRLLEEERGGYLEVDRSSRLDWTMLRDRIAAYGMRNSNCLAIAPTATISNIVGVDACIEPTYQNLFVKSNLSGEFTVINEHLVRDLKARGLWDEVMVSDLKYFDGSVAQIDRIPQDLRDLYATAFEMDPKWLVEAASRRQKWIDQAQSLNIYMAGASGKKLDELYKHAWLRGLKTTYYLRTLAATAAEKSTGRGGELNSVPVDGGFAAAAAQAAIAAAAAVDNTPATDAKFCSIDNPDCEACQ